Proteins encoded in a region of the Paenibacillus sp. E222 genome:
- the hemQ gene encoding hydrogen peroxide-dependent heme synthase, with product MNEAASTLEGWYALHDFRSINWAAWKAADDEERAVALDELQAFWKEWKAVEDSSKGSTVVYTVVGQKADLVMMHLRETLEDLKAVENAFNKTMFAQYTTKSYSYVSVVELSNYLGKEGEDPMQNPEIIARLKPVLPQRQYICFYPMNKKRELNDNWYMLSMDERRTMMRSHGMIGRSYAGKVKQIITGSVGFDDWEWGVTLFADDALQFKKLVYEMRFDEVSARYGEFGSFYVGSLLNEATLEDMLKL from the coding sequence ATGAACGAAGCCGCATCAACATTGGAGGGCTGGTACGCCCTGCATGACTTCCGCTCGATTAACTGGGCCGCCTGGAAAGCAGCCGATGATGAGGAACGCGCCGTAGCCCTGGACGAGCTTCAGGCGTTCTGGAAGGAATGGAAAGCAGTAGAGGATTCATCCAAAGGAAGCACTGTCGTATATACCGTTGTGGGACAGAAGGCTGACCTTGTCATGATGCACTTGCGTGAAACGCTGGAAGATCTGAAGGCTGTTGAGAACGCGTTCAACAAAACGATGTTTGCCCAATACACCACCAAATCATATTCTTATGTCAGTGTAGTGGAACTGAGCAATTATCTTGGCAAAGAGGGCGAAGACCCTATGCAGAACCCGGAAATCATCGCTCGTCTCAAACCGGTCCTGCCACAGCGGCAATATATCTGCTTCTACCCAATGAACAAAAAACGTGAGCTGAACGATAACTGGTACATGCTGTCGATGGACGAACGCCGTACGATGATGCGCAGCCACGGCATGATTGGCCGCAGTTACGCTGGCAAAGTGAAACAAATCATTACCGGTTCCGTTGGTTTCGATGACTGGGAATGGGGCGTTACGTTGTTTGCGGATGATGCACTTCAGTTCAAGAAGCTCGTTTACGAGATGCGCTTTGACGAAGTCAGTGCCCGTTATGGCGAATTCGGCTCGTTCTATGTGGGAAGTCTGCTGAACGAAGCAACATTGGAAGATATGCTCAAGCTGTAA
- the ppk1 gene encoding polyphosphate kinase 1, with protein sequence MHRDVKTGNYVNRDLSWVEFNRRVLQEAQDPTTPLLERMRFLGIVASNLDEFVSVRVAETKEKIKAGFTQKDFTGYTPSGLYRRLIKRTGTMVAEQYKTYRELIRLLAKKGVHFQEYTDLNMTQQRAMDQYFHDIIFPVLTPMAIDSSRPFPLVHNKSVYLSVMLQKEEEQEGEPFLAIVQVPSNLPRVVQVPLRANSKKKTFILIEDLIKHHIHTLFSGYVPLAVQEFRVTRNADLSINEEEAEDLLEAIEKELRRRRRGAPVRLEICKDFRPDALLELQEEFDIQDPVYEIDGPLDLSFLAGFVDSLDGFSHLKYSPVQPVYPLEFLPRESHFELLRKRDVLVHHPYESFEPVTDFIVEASEDPRVMAIKMTLYRVNGDSRLIPALAHAAESGKQVTVVVELKARFDEERNIAWARTLEKAGCHVVYGLVGLKTHAKIILVVRREQSGLRRYVHVGTGNYNESTAKVYTDVGLFTSNPIIGEDASELFNEITGYSGPKALQAFRVAPDGMKDELFALIRREREHAFKGRPSRIIAKINSLSHQDIIDELYLASQAGVQIDLIVRGVCCLRPGVEGLSENIRVISIVDRFLEHSRLFYFENSGNPDVYLSSADWMTRNLKRRIELMCPVFDPELKKMLVDILNLSLMDNVKARELMPGGNYVFVQNEKPPLRSQTEAMGIIPWKPAEWSALT encoded by the coding sequence ATGCATAGAGATGTCAAAACAGGTAACTACGTTAACCGTGATTTAAGTTGGGTGGAATTCAATCGTCGTGTGCTCCAGGAGGCTCAAGATCCAACGACACCTCTGCTGGAACGCATGAGGTTTCTTGGTATTGTTGCCAGTAATCTGGACGAGTTCGTAAGTGTAAGGGTAGCGGAGACGAAAGAGAAGATCAAGGCTGGATTTACGCAAAAGGATTTTACGGGCTACACCCCTTCCGGGTTGTACCGCAGATTGATTAAACGAACGGGGACCATGGTCGCCGAGCAATATAAAACCTATCGGGAGCTCATTCGTCTTCTCGCCAAGAAAGGCGTGCATTTTCAGGAATATACCGATCTGAATATGACGCAACAGCGAGCAATGGACCAATATTTTCATGATATCATTTTTCCGGTATTAACACCGATGGCGATCGATTCGAGCCGGCCATTCCCACTGGTACACAATAAGTCTGTATATCTTTCCGTGATGCTGCAGAAGGAAGAAGAGCAGGAGGGCGAGCCATTTTTGGCTATTGTTCAGGTTCCCTCTAATCTGCCGCGCGTGGTTCAGGTGCCTTTAAGGGCGAATAGTAAAAAGAAAACGTTCATTTTGATCGAAGATCTCATCAAACATCATATTCATACCTTATTCAGCGGATATGTGCCGCTGGCTGTTCAGGAATTCAGGGTGACCCGCAATGCGGATCTTTCCATTAATGAAGAAGAAGCCGAGGATTTACTTGAGGCGATCGAGAAGGAGCTGCGGCGCAGACGCCGGGGAGCACCAGTACGACTGGAAATTTGCAAGGATTTTCGCCCGGATGCGTTGCTGGAGCTGCAGGAAGAGTTCGATATTCAAGACCCTGTGTACGAGATCGATGGACCGCTGGATTTGAGCTTTCTGGCCGGGTTTGTAGATAGTTTGGATGGTTTCTCTCATCTGAAATATAGTCCGGTGCAGCCTGTGTATCCTCTGGAGTTTCTTCCTCGGGAAAGTCACTTCGAACTGCTGCGTAAACGGGACGTGCTCGTGCATCATCCATACGAATCGTTCGAACCGGTAACGGACTTTATTGTGGAAGCTTCGGAAGATCCACGCGTGATGGCGATCAAAATGACGTTATATCGGGTGAATGGGGATTCCCGTCTGATCCCTGCACTGGCTCATGCAGCCGAGAGCGGCAAACAGGTAACGGTTGTTGTTGAATTAAAAGCCAGATTTGATGAAGAGCGGAATATTGCATGGGCCCGCACGCTGGAGAAGGCAGGTTGTCATGTCGTATATGGATTGGTCGGCTTAAAGACCCATGCCAAGATTATTCTCGTCGTACGCAGGGAACAGAGTGGTCTGAGAAGGTACGTGCATGTTGGAACAGGTAACTATAATGAAAGTACAGCCAAAGTGTACACCGATGTAGGACTGTTTACCTCCAATCCCATCATTGGTGAGGACGCATCGGAATTGTTTAATGAGATTACCGGATATTCAGGACCCAAAGCGTTGCAGGCATTCCGCGTCGCCCCTGACGGCATGAAGGATGAACTGTTCGCGCTCATTCGTCGGGAAAGGGAACATGCCTTCAAGGGAAGACCGTCCAGAATTATTGCCAAAATCAATTCCTTATCCCATCAGGATATCATTGATGAATTGTATCTGGCATCTCAAGCTGGAGTGCAGATCGATCTGATCGTGCGCGGTGTATGCTGCTTGCGTCCGGGGGTAGAGGGACTTAGTGAGAATATTCGGGTGATCAGCATCGTGGATCGGTTTCTGGAACACTCCAGACTGTTTTATTTTGAAAATAGCGGGAACCCGGATGTGTATCTGTCCAGCGCAGACTGGATGACCCGGAATTTGAAGCGAAGAATAGAACTGATGTGTCCCGTGTTTGATCCGGAGCTGAAAAAGATGCTTGTCGACATATTGAATCTGTCGCTCATGGATAATGTGAAGGCCAGAGAGCTCATGCCTGGCGGCAATTATGTTTTTGTACAAAATGAAAAGCCCCCGCTGAGAAGTCAGACGGAGGCGATGGGCATTATCCCTTGGAAGCCTGCTGAATGGAGTGCGTTAACGTAA
- a CDS encoding YuiB family protein, which yields MQFIPVLVLMVLFFVMMFGIGFILNMLMKTTWFPSYLFIIVILPVVVYSLWDHTASLMSHLGSFHIVDYMTGVAGLAGAVISGWAIRKLRLGGYKMF from the coding sequence ATGCAGTTTATACCTGTGCTGGTATTGATGGTGTTATTTTTCGTTATGATGTTTGGTATCGGTTTCATTCTGAATATGCTGATGAAGACAACCTGGTTTCCTTCCTATCTGTTCATTATTGTCATTCTGCCTGTCGTCGTGTATTCCTTATGGGATCATACGGCATCGCTGATGTCGCATCTGGGTTCTTTCCATATTGTAGACTATATGACGGGCGTAGCTGGACTTGCTGGAGCGGTCATCAGTGGCTGGGCCATTCGCAAACTTCGCCTGGGTGGGTACAAAATGTTTTAA
- a CDS encoding Ppx/GppA phosphatase family protein, which produces MTHNEILGIIDIGSNSIRLVIYELDQDGAYRIIHEDKYAARLSNVVEQDGTILRHSLDKAITILRQFRATCEAYQTKLIRAAATAAIRNAGNAPEIIGWLEAETGLTIECVSGDQEAYYGFLGVTQSIDLADGYVVDIGGGSTEITVFRNRTRLHSISLPIGAVNSHARYGGEDQWTEANAAALCNEVIQALSGLDWIRQHPGLPLIGLGGTMRTLAKIEQKRTQYSLPVTHHYEIGAEEMENIARSLPHLTSAQRKKVPGLAKDRADIIVPGVLILRTVFRIIQGDRYVVSGAGLRDGLLRDLLAEGKPVVPDALRDSIRNFIHFGPPIPEKRLNRIHHDALTLYTALQGSAPDPADARILYTVSMLHMAGKQINYFRYPQHSAYWIMNASIYGLSHRETILSAIAADYHPKKRTPQLLHKHRDILKDSDERHAHRLGSLLRVTEAINRSESITAIKATKENDSLQMQFICTAEPLLELSGLDDAVKDLQEAWGVTLTHSIQQASKG; this is translated from the coding sequence ATGACACATAACGAAATACTCGGAATTATCGATATCGGCTCCAATTCCATTCGTCTGGTTATTTATGAACTCGATCAGGATGGAGCCTACCGTATCATTCATGAAGACAAATATGCCGCTCGTCTAAGCAATGTGGTTGAACAAGACGGAACCATCCTGCGACATTCACTGGACAAGGCCATTACGATTTTGCGACAATTCAGGGCTACTTGCGAAGCTTATCAAACCAAGCTTATCCGCGCTGCAGCGACGGCTGCCATTCGGAATGCAGGCAATGCTCCAGAAATTATAGGTTGGTTGGAAGCTGAAACGGGACTTACTATCGAATGTGTATCCGGTGATCAGGAAGCCTATTACGGTTTCCTTGGTGTCACCCAATCGATTGATCTCGCGGATGGTTATGTCGTGGATATTGGCGGCGGCAGTACCGAGATCACTGTATTCCGTAATCGAACAAGACTGCACAGCATCTCTCTGCCTATCGGTGCGGTTAACTCACATGCCCGTTATGGTGGGGAAGATCAGTGGACTGAAGCAAATGCGGCTGCGCTATGTAATGAAGTTATACAGGCATTGAGCGGTCTGGATTGGATCAGACAACATCCCGGACTACCTCTTATTGGACTTGGGGGCACCATGCGTACACTGGCCAAAATTGAGCAGAAGAGAACGCAATACTCATTACCGGTTACGCATCATTATGAAATCGGTGCAGAAGAGATGGAAAATATTGCTCGTTCTTTGCCACATCTAACCTCGGCACAGCGCAAGAAAGTACCCGGACTGGCTAAGGATCGTGCCGACATTATTGTTCCAGGTGTACTCATATTGCGGACGGTCTTCCGAATCATCCAGGGGGATCGTTATGTCGTGAGCGGAGCGGGATTACGGGATGGTTTGCTAAGGGATCTCCTGGCTGAAGGTAAGCCGGTCGTGCCAGATGCGCTGCGGGACAGCATTCGCAACTTCATTCATTTTGGCCCACCCATTCCGGAGAAACGCCTGAATCGGATTCACCATGATGCGCTCACCCTGTATACTGCCCTGCAAGGTAGTGCTCCCGATCCAGCAGATGCCCGGATTCTGTACACGGTCTCCATGCTGCACATGGCTGGAAAACAGATTAACTACTTCCGGTATCCCCAGCACTCGGCCTATTGGATCATGAATGCAAGCATCTACGGACTATCTCACCGGGAGACCATCCTGAGTGCCATTGCAGCCGATTATCATCCCAAAAAAAGAACGCCCCAGCTGCTGCATAAGCACAGGGACATTCTCAAGGATTCGGACGAACGGCATGCCCATCGCTTAGGCTCTCTGCTGCGCGTGACTGAAGCGATTAATCGTTCTGAAAGTATTACCGCTATAAAGGCAACAAAAGAAAACGACTCGCTGCAGATGCAATTCATCTGTACAGCCGAGCCGTTACTGGAACTCAGTGGCCTTGACGATGCCGTCAAGGATTTACAGGAAGCTTGGGGAGTTACGTTAACGCACTCCATTCAGCAGGCTTCCAAGGGATAA
- a CDS encoding YheC/YheD family protein: protein MSRQLASKWLKTAALLKYPVAAVHIPQTKAFNSGNLLNMLSHHGMVYIKPVVGGGGYGVIRVSASGGTYRYTHMKITRSFTQFNQMYRSLIRVKARRRYLIQQGIHLATIQGRPVDYRVKVVKTERGWVFRSMVGRLARPGLVVTNLSKGGTMLSGRRALALSLPHISGKHKRREMRSLTLTCTNIMERQFPGVGQLGFDYGLDYSGKIWILEVNTRPQ from the coding sequence ATGTCGAGACAGCTTGCAAGCAAATGGCTGAAGACAGCGGCGCTGTTGAAATACCCGGTAGCTGCTGTCCACATTCCACAGACGAAGGCGTTCAACTCGGGGAATCTGCTAAACATGCTTAGTCATCATGGAATGGTGTATATCAAACCTGTTGTCGGTGGTGGTGGTTACGGTGTCATTAGAGTATCAGCAAGCGGAGGAACCTATCGGTACACCCATATGAAAATAACCCGTTCTTTTACTCAGTTTAATCAGATGTACCGCTCCCTAATCCGTGTAAAAGCCAGACGGAGATACCTGATTCAGCAAGGCATTCATTTGGCGACCATTCAAGGCAGACCTGTCGATTACAGAGTCAAAGTCGTCAAGACGGAAAGAGGCTGGGTATTCCGTTCTATGGTGGGACGGCTCGCTCGTCCAGGGCTGGTCGTGACCAATCTTAGCAAAGGAGGAACGATGCTGTCCGGTAGGAGAGCGCTCGCTCTGTCCCTACCTCATATTTCAGGAAAACATAAACGTCGCGAGATGCGTTCACTGACACTCACCTGTACGAATATCATGGAACGTCAGTTCCCGGGTGTGGGGCAGCTTGGTTTCGATTATGGACTGGATTATTCAGGGAAAATATGGATTTTGGAAGTGAACACCAGACCGCAATGA
- a CDS encoding glycosyl hydrolase 53 family protein — MFKNVRGFKTSIALVFVLLFTSIMLPAGQHASAAPSFAKGADISWVPGMEAQGYKWKDKNGVQRDIIDILKNDYQINSVRIRVFVNPSNDYGNGYMNKDRAAALALRAKNAGMSVMLTLHYSDSWADPGQQTKPAAWKNYTFQQLMDAVWNHTREVMMAMQSKGVTPDWVQIGNETSNGMLWEDGKASTNMKNYAWLVNTGHNAVKSISTNTKTIVHLAGGDDNALFVWNIGGLINNGANFDMIAMSLYPSASGWNTAVTNAVNNAKDLINRYGKEIIVSEIGMDNNQAAAGKSFVASMKNQIRNLPNGKGKGVFYWEPQATPGYNGGYGKGAWQSNMMPTAVMEGFID, encoded by the coding sequence ATGTTCAAAAATGTAAGGGGTTTCAAAACATCCATCGCTCTGGTCTTTGTTTTGTTATTCACCTCCATTATGCTGCCCGCAGGTCAGCATGCCAGTGCAGCACCGAGCTTCGCCAAAGGAGCCGATATCAGTTGGGTGCCCGGGATGGAAGCGCAAGGCTACAAATGGAAAGACAAAAACGGCGTGCAGCGTGATATTATTGATATTTTGAAAAATGATTACCAGATCAATTCCGTTCGTATTCGTGTCTTTGTTAATCCTTCGAATGATTATGGAAACGGTTACATGAACAAAGATCGTGCAGCTGCTCTGGCCCTGCGTGCCAAAAATGCAGGCATGAGTGTCATGCTGACCCTGCACTACAGCGATTCCTGGGCTGACCCGGGTCAACAAACGAAACCTGCGGCCTGGAAAAACTACACGTTCCAGCAGCTGATGGACGCTGTATGGAATCACACGCGTGAAGTTATGATGGCCATGCAGAGCAAAGGTGTAACCCCGGACTGGGTACAAATCGGTAACGAAACAAGCAACGGTATGTTATGGGAAGACGGAAAAGCATCCACCAACATGAAAAATTATGCATGGCTGGTGAACACGGGCCACAATGCCGTGAAGTCCATCAGCACCAACACCAAAACAATCGTTCACTTGGCGGGCGGAGATGATAATGCCCTCTTTGTATGGAATATCGGTGGACTGATCAATAACGGTGCCAACTTTGACATGATTGCCATGTCCCTCTATCCTTCCGCTTCCGGCTGGAACACCGCTGTCACCAATGCTGTGAACAACGCCAAGGATCTGATCAACCGGTATGGTAAGGAAATTATCGTTTCTGAAATAGGCATGGATAATAATCAGGCAGCGGCAGGCAAAAGCTTCGTTGCGTCGATGAAAAACCAAATCCGCAACCTGCCTAATGGCAAAGGTAAAGGTGTATTCTACTGGGAGCCTCAGGCTACACCAGGTTATAACGGCGGGTACGGCAAAGGCGCATGGCAGTCGAATATGATGCCAACGGCAGTAATGGAAGGATTTATCGACTAA
- a CDS encoding sporulation histidine kinase inhibitor Sda — MAMLSDEMLLDSYHKAIELNLERDFIALLLAEIHKRKLGTDVSAILH; from the coding sequence ATGGCTATGTTATCCGATGAGATGTTGTTGGATTCCTACCATAAGGCGATTGAGTTGAATCTCGAACGAGATTTCATCGCACTGCTGTTGGCAGAAATCCATAAGCGCAAACTGGGTACCGACGTATCTGCCATTCTTCACTAG
- a CDS encoding NAD(P)/FAD-dependent oxidoreductase gives MTDLLIIGGGPAGLFAAFYGGMRQASVTLVESMPQLGGQLAALYPEKFIYDVAGFPKVTAQELVNNLVEQMSHFNPNIRLEEKVVSVEKLEERHFVVKTDVNEYHAKAVIITAGVGAFEPRRLELEGAAKFEKNNLHYFISDLNAFAGKKVLISGGGDSAVDWALMLEPIAEQVTLIHRRDKFRAHEHSVENLMNSKVNIVTPTEITELHGEDSITKVTLAHVKTKETQEIEVDDVIVNFGFVSSLGPIAEWGIEIDSNSIVVDSRMETSIPGIYAAGDITTYPGKLKLIAVGFGEAPTAVNNAKVYFDPDAKLSPGHSSNMKR, from the coding sequence ATGACCGATTTACTTATTATTGGTGGCGGCCCTGCGGGTCTGTTCGCCGCGTTTTACGGAGGGATGCGTCAGGCATCTGTTACGCTGGTTGAAAGTATGCCACAACTTGGTGGACAACTTGCCGCCCTCTATCCCGAAAAATTCATCTATGATGTAGCCGGGTTCCCAAAAGTTACTGCTCAGGAGCTGGTGAATAATCTGGTGGAGCAAATGAGCCATTTTAACCCGAACATCCGTCTTGAGGAAAAGGTTGTATCGGTTGAGAAATTAGAAGAACGTCACTTCGTCGTTAAAACTGATGTGAATGAATATCACGCCAAAGCCGTAATTATCACTGCAGGTGTGGGTGCATTTGAACCCCGTCGTCTGGAGCTTGAGGGTGCGGCCAAATTCGAAAAAAACAATCTGCACTACTTCATCAGTGACCTGAACGCCTTTGCCGGCAAAAAAGTACTGATCAGCGGTGGCGGTGACTCCGCTGTAGACTGGGCGCTTATGCTCGAGCCGATCGCTGAGCAAGTAACCCTGATCCATCGCCGCGACAAATTCCGCGCGCATGAGCACAGTGTCGAAAACCTGATGAATTCCAAGGTAAACATCGTTACACCTACCGAAATTACGGAACTTCACGGTGAAGACAGCATTACCAAGGTTACTTTGGCTCACGTCAAAACGAAGGAAACACAGGAAATTGAAGTCGATGATGTAATCGTCAATTTCGGCTTTGTCTCTTCCCTGGGACCTATCGCAGAATGGGGCATCGAAATTGATAGCAATTCCATCGTAGTCGATTCCCGCATGGAAACTTCCATTCCGGGTATCTATGCTGCCGGAGATATTACAACTTATCCAGGCAAGCTGAAGCTGATTGCTGTCGGATTTGGTGAAGCACCAACCGCAGTTAACAATGCCAAGGTTTACTTCGACCCAGACGCCAAGTTGTCCCCGGGACACAGCAGTAACATGAAGCGCTAA
- a CDS encoding NAD(P)/FAD-dependent oxidoreductase — MSSIPKIVILGAGYGGILTAQRLQKELNYNEADVTLVNRHDYHYITTHLHMPAAGTDTIEHARVPISKLIDEFKIDLVKSSVKEIRLQDRKIILEDGTLSYDYLIIGLGGEPETFGIPGMLDHAMTIRSINSVRMIREHIEYQFAMYKNDNKRNRIRFVVGGAGFSGVEFVAELADRIPQLCKEFDVNPKNVHIYNVEAAPSALPGFDPELVEHAMNVLKKKGVTFKIGVPIKQCLPDGVIVGEGEKIDAATVVWTGGIRGNALLEQAGLEVMRGRVKVDEFLRAPGHEHVYVIGDNSLVFNNEGRPYPPTAQIAMQQGVNCAKNVVAAIRKKQPQPFVFTSKGTVASLGKGEAIAVVGGKKYKGWKAAQLKKLVDLRYLFIIGGIPLVLKKGRFFG, encoded by the coding sequence ATGAGCAGTATTCCCAAAATCGTCATCCTCGGCGCGGGCTATGGCGGGATTCTGACAGCCCAGCGGCTGCAGAAGGAATTGAACTATAACGAGGCCGATGTCACATTGGTGAACCGGCATGATTATCATTATATCACTACACATCTACATATGCCGGCTGCCGGCACAGATACCATTGAACATGCAAGGGTTCCGATTTCGAAGCTGATTGACGAGTTCAAGATTGATCTGGTCAAATCTTCGGTGAAGGAGATCCGCCTGCAGGATCGGAAGATTATTCTGGAGGATGGCACGTTATCTTATGATTATCTGATTATTGGATTGGGTGGAGAACCGGAGACCTTCGGTATTCCAGGCATGCTCGATCATGCCATGACAATTCGCAGCATTAACTCGGTCAGAATGATTCGCGAGCATATCGAATATCAGTTTGCCATGTACAAAAACGATAATAAACGTAACCGCATTCGTTTTGTTGTGGGTGGGGCTGGTTTCAGTGGTGTCGAATTCGTGGCTGAACTTGCGGATCGCATTCCTCAGCTATGCAAGGAATTCGACGTGAATCCCAAAAATGTGCACATCTATAATGTGGAAGCAGCGCCTTCAGCTCTGCCGGGCTTTGATCCGGAACTGGTTGAGCATGCAATGAACGTGCTGAAGAAAAAAGGTGTTACTTTCAAAATCGGTGTTCCGATCAAGCAATGTCTGCCAGACGGAGTCATTGTGGGCGAAGGAGAAAAAATCGATGCAGCAACGGTCGTATGGACCGGCGGTATTCGGGGAAATGCCCTGCTTGAGCAGGCAGGCCTTGAAGTGATGCGTGGACGGGTGAAGGTTGATGAATTCCTTCGTGCCCCAGGGCATGAGCATGTCTATGTCATCGGTGACAATTCACTGGTGTTCAACAACGAAGGGCGCCCATATCCACCTACAGCTCAGATCGCGATGCAGCAAGGTGTTAACTGCGCCAAAAACGTTGTCGCTGCCATCCGTAAAAAGCAGCCACAGCCTTTTGTGTTTACAAGTAAAGGTACAGTTGCGTCACTGGGGAAAGGCGAAGCTATCGCTGTCGTAGGCGGCAAGAAATACAAGGGATGGAAGGCGGCTCAGCTGAAAAAGCTGGTGGATCTCCGGTACTTGTTTATCATCGGTGGCATTCCCTTGGTACTGAAGAAAGGGCGGTTTTTTGGATGA